A segment of the Prosthecobacter sp. SYSU 5D2 genome:
GAAATCACCCTGGACCAGGTGGACCGCGTCGTGCTCCACCAGGGCAGCCGTTACATCGTGGACAAGCTGCGCGAGCGCCTGCGCCTTCCAGAGGAAAAAGTCCCCGTCCACATCGCGGATCTGGGCAATACCGTCTCCTCCGCCATCCCGCTGACCCTGGCCGCCGTGCTCAAAAAAGATGCGCCGCGACGAATCCTCATCTCCGGCTTTGGCGTGGGCCTTTCTTATGCTACGGGACTGCTGGATCTGCACGACTGACCCCACCCTTTTATCTGACTTATGAGCGACACTCTGAACACGATTGTAGAAATCATCCGCGAAGCCGTCCCTGGCGTTGAAATCGATCCCGCTGCCGATGGCGACCGCACGCTCAAGGAGCTGGGCATTGACTCCCTGGACAAGATGTCCCTGCTGCTGGGCGTCCAGGAAAAATGGAACCTGGAATTCAGCGAGGCTGAAATCGCCGAGCTGAACACCATCAACGACATCTGCCGGAAGGTCAGCTAAAGCCTCCTCTCCCCTGCCCTACCCAGCCTTTTCATGCCACGCCTCAGCCAGTTTTTCGATGCCGCGAGCATCG
Coding sequences within it:
- a CDS encoding phosphopantetheine-binding protein, with protein sequence MSDTLNTIVEIIREAVPGVEIDPAADGDRTLKELGIDSLDKMSLLLGVQEKWNLEFSEAEIAELNTINDICRKVS